A window of Pectinophora gossypiella chromosome 12, ilPecGoss1.1, whole genome shotgun sequence contains these coding sequences:
- the LOC126371179 gene encoding uncharacterized protein LOC126371179 produces MDVKYRMLLLQHQHDIIQDLDVSYILDELYTKNAITHDDFDHIFSLTDRVDRTRYLIETIVQNGNNEVFEAFVDSLSKDYRWLWEKLSGENIELMPADFEDSLSRGDVPRLPDHHVKRIAVQQNVAEKLKALMRHNFLVLHGMSGSGKTSVAISVLRDNADLITSNFNGVVFWINLGNARTEDDIIAQQNKLYRKVSSIYAHNSYMNSSVSMSSIGSNADTHSLSSYDWNWQELRDKLKRQFSEPTLKEALLVLDEVNVKKCVEAFDIGCKILITTRDTDVVSNFHPTIVKIENNFTERETLELFASCLDVKVNQLPRQAKKLHEICKGSPFHIALIGAQLAENKERFNDDRRQWNYYLSRLEKKEFFFLTKNNNDPMKTIEVCIKSLKPNVLPLFKMLTVLPDNAKISAKVLSKLWNKEVNEVESIMKQLRSKSLIIEIYDHDQRNYFYEIHDLIMSCLRTCSSDEEVKKLHGEFLKSYNYDNVNKPPVDIVDDGYIAFYIGYHILNTKNLNNKWQLFNKLFLDLKFLGNKVRLTGPADVILDLQKYENYIADDDFDKELLYNVKSYLSTHGIDLYRYPCTDIVQSILQHEVKGNLYTKALQVATEKCAKNELYFEFLHEQDVEEIKPSNIDVKEIITSVCFLGDYALVGTMTGVIKFFQISTNKLKKELPGSGSAIKWIGACPVNPPIVAALSYDALIKLWYIDDFEQGDAESVIEEEPEEPYNNNYPSNVTIQPKRGHFINCRWANNEEVLIAHTSKLIITYDPTGKVLKVVDCMERDKEILCCIPCNKDRNAIIATSGTTQSLEVIDLVTKERIMAYEETDILMDILTVPGTNKIITLKQKEVMVLDFKHSSGLTHWNVCECKRVISSDDVKEDLTFLSVAVNKSGTLLFVSTDDSRVICVDLKTNFRVFDLDNRRGNVISMAVSEVFDDFMPGSDVLLTGTGTIENTAKVWYLDAAYVSHTTRNGKTRLTTKFDVSFVHTLTPQTPINSATNSAAQSTSNTPKRHQSFVNHREVEKKVATKTMSLDRHSLKPLVLKGIRHENGEESSQPLLAVVDDKNNIQIMRGRKVLTEIPAKVDEQITTVKISPCNQYILYGLKNGNVIKYTLRSKESKAIMDVYSPVQYLNFVNANLLMVAGKNRCLMAYRLTDDGVWKPEMMQPGNTHLGSQEILNDIQGKRKINPSDRLSDSGSDISVGSKDRMFPNGDSRSLSKSSGVVDCFWVQGVGLITVESNATIKLWGPDLKLISVLNGRQTDIRINSTAFQKDRLVICDDSKRFQTFELRIGDAIELHLIQEYKLNNRIISCDLTADGVVLAMGLDSGDVVLWNVRGKRQLHLLKHHKTKVQYCSFSPVPDRLVRSNGLNTSLNSPSSQNAHPPSYAEGDDEQPPLVLVTMASEIVWWNVTYLIKMRANKTLWRIGFNVVTPVVSPISDVGRSELTPHMSNMSIDSPHNFFFGDVCNAQECWKANWKRKTYKEGSKRKEILACIKLSGMNAKKLCHDDKFSCFVTVDNPGYIHIMNVMKTHT; encoded by the exons ATGGATGTTAAGTACAGGATGTTGCTGCTGCAACATCAGCACGACATCATCCAGGACCTAGACGTGTCCTACATACTAGACGAGCTCTACACCAAGAACGCCATCACACACGATGACTTTGATCACATATTTTCACTG ACGGACCGAGTAGACCGGACCAGATACTTGATAGAGACAATAGTACAGAATGGTAACAACGAAGTGTTTGAGGCCTTCGTAGACAGTCTGTCGAAGGACTACAGGTGGCTGTGGGAGAAACTGTCCGGAGAGAACATCGAGCTGATGCCTGCGGACTTTGAAGACAGCCTCAGCAGGGGCGATGTACCCAGGCTGCCTGACCATCATGTGAAGAGAATTGCCGTC CAACAAAATGTAGCTGAGAAACTGAAGGCCCTGATGCGACACAACTTCCTAGTGCTCCACGGAATGTCAGGGTCTGGCAAGACGTCAGTGGCTATCAGCGTTCTGAGGGACAACGCCGACCTGATCACCAGCAACTTTAACGGCGTTGTCTTCTGGATCAATCTGGGCAACGCCAGGACTGAAGACGACATTATTGCTCAACAGAACAA ATTATACCGGAAAGTGTCATCGATATACGCGCATAACTCGTACATGAACTCTTCTGTGTCCATGTCGAGTATAGGATCCAACGCTGACACCCATTCACTATCCAGTTACGACTGGAACTGGCAAGAACTGAGGGACAAATTGAAGAGACAGTTCTCTGAACCAACGTTGAAAGAAGCCCTGTTGGTGCTAGATGAAGTCAACGTGAAGAAATGCGTGGAAGCTTTCGATATTGGGTGTAAAATTTTGATTACCACGCGAGATACCGATGTCGTGTCGAATTTTCATCCGACTATTGTTAAG ATTGAGAACAATTTCACAGAAAGAGAAACTCTAGAGCTGTTCGCCTCCTGCCTCGACGTTAAAGTCAACCAACTCCCGCGCCAAGCTAAGAAGTTGCACGAAATATGCAAAGGCAGCCCCTTCCACATAGCCCTGATTGGGGCGCAACTAGCCGAAAATAAAGAGCGATTCAATGATGATCGTCGACAGTGGAATTACTATCTCAGTCGGTTGGAGAAAAAGGAGTTCTTTTT cttaacaaaaaacaataacgACCCAATGAAAACGATAGAAGTCTGCATCAAGTCACTGAAACCCAACGTACTGCCGCTATTCAAGATGCTCACAGTGTTGCCAGACAACGCTAAAATATCGGCTAAAGTCCTGAGCAAACTGTGGAACAAAGAAGTGAACGAAGTTGAATCAATAATGAAGCAACTGCGAAGCAAGTCCCTTATCATAGAGATTTACGATCACGATCAAAGGAACTACTTTTACGAAATACATGATCTGATAATGAGTTGTTTACGAACATGCTCAAGCGATGAAGAAGTAAAGAAACTCCACGGGGAATTCCTCAAAAGTTACAACTATGACAACGTTAATAAACCACCAGTGGATATTGTGGACGATGGATACATAGCATTTTACATCGGCTACCACATACTAAACACGAagaatttaaacaataaatgGCAGTTGTTTAATAAACTATTCTTGGATTTGAAGTTCTTGGGAAACAAAGTGCGGTTGACCGGGCCGGCCGATGTGATATTGGACTTGCAGAAATATGAGAACTATATTGCTGAtgat GACTTTGATAAAGAGCTGCTATACAATGTCAAGAGCTACTTGAGCACTCATGGTATTGATTTATACCGGTATCCGTGCACAGACATCGTCCAAAGTATACTACAACATGAAGTAAAAGGGAACCTGTACACGAAAGCCTTGCAAGTAGCCACCGAAAAATGCGCCAAAAATGAACTTTACTTCGAGTTTCT acATGAACAAGACGTGGAAGAGATCAAGCCGTCCAATATAGATGTTAAAGAGATCATAACCTCTGTATGTTTCCTTGGAGACTACGCTCTTGTTGGAACTATGACTGGAGTCATCAAG TTCTTCCAAATATCAACGAACAAGTTAAAGAAGGAGCTCCCCGGCAGTGGGTCGGCCATCAAATGGATCGGCGCGTGTCCCGTCAACCCGCCCATAGTGGCCGCGCTGTCGTACGACGCGCTCATCAAGCTGTGGTACATCGACGACTTCGAACAAGGAGACGCTGAGAGCGTTATTGAAGAAG agcCAGAAGAACCATACAACAACAACTACCCAAGCAACGTGACCATTCAACCGAAGCGCGGGCATTTCATCAACTGCAGATGGGCGAATAACGAGGAAGTCCTTATAGCGCATACGAGCAAACTTATCATCACTTACGACCCAACTGGGAAAGTTCTAAAAGTCGTCGATTGCATGGAAAGGGATAAAGAAATACTATGCTGTATACCGTGCAACAAAGATAGAAATGCGATCATAGCAACCAGTGGCACCACGCAAAGTTTAGAAGTGATAGACTTGGTGACGAAAGAACGAATCATGGCTTATGAAGAGACTGATATTTTGATGGATATCTTGACCGTCCCGG GAACCAACAAGATAATAACACTCAAACAGAAGGAGGTAATGGTGTTGGACTTCAAGCACAGTTCTGGGTTGACGCACTGGAACGTGTGTGAGTGCAAGAGGGTGATATCGAGTGACGACGTGAAAGAAGATTTGACGTTTTTATCCGTCGCCGTAAACAAGTCTGGGACGCTTCTATTCGTTTCCACAGACGATAGTCGTGTGATCTGCGTGGATCTGAAGACTAATTTTCGGGTGTTTGATTTAGATAATCGGAGGGG GAACGTGATATCTATGGCTGTGAGCGAAGTGTTTGACGATTTCATGCCAGGGTCCGATGTGCTGCTAACCGGCACGGGGACCATAGAGAACACAGCCAAAGTATGGTACTTGGATGCCGCTTACGTGTCACATACTACTAGGAATGG CAAAACCCGTCTAACAACAAAATTCGACGTGAGTTTCGTCCACACCCTGACCCCACAAACGCCCATCAACTCCGCCACAAACAGCGCAGCACAGAGTACATCAAATACGCCTAAGAGACACCAATCCTTCGTCAACCATAGAGAGGTTGAGAAGAAGGTTGCTACAAAGACAATGAGTCTGGACAGGCACTCGTTGAAACCGCTCGTGTTGAAGGGAATACGACATGAGAACGGAGAGGAGAGTTCACAGCCCTTGCTCGCTGTGGTCGAcgataaaaacaatatacag ATAATGCGAGGGCGAAAAGTCCTTACAGAAATACCAGCGAAAGTTGACGAACAGATCACTACTGTCAAGATATCACCATGCAACCAGTACATTCTATATGGCCTTAAAAACGGGAACGTTATCAAATACACTCTCCGATCTAAGGAGTCGAAAGCCATAATGGACGTGTACAGTCCAGTGCAGTATTTGAACTTTGTCAATGCTAACCTGTTAATGGTAGCGGGGAAGAACAGATGTCTGATGGCGTATAGACTGACCGATGATGGTGTTTGGAAACCTGAGATGATGCAGCCGGGAAACACGCATCTTGGATCGCAGGAGATTTTGAACGATATTCAAG GCAAGAGAAAGATCAACCCTTCAGATCGTCTATCGGATTCTGGTAGTGATATAAGTGTGGGGTCCAAAGACCGGATGTTTCCAAACGGTGATTCCAGGAGTCTTTCTAAGAGCAGCGGAGTCGTCGACTGCTTCTGggtacagggtgttg GTCTTATAACCGTGGAAAGCAACGCAACTATAAAGCTATGGGGCCCAGACTTGAAACTGATCAGTGTGCTCAACGGGAGACAAACAGACATAAGAATAAACAGTACGGCGTTTCAGAAGGACCGTCTTGTTATTTGTGATGACAGTAAAAGGTTTCAG ACATTTGAACTAAGAATCGGCGATGCAATAGAGCTGCACCTCATTCAGGAGTACAAACTGAACAATAGAATCATATCGTGCGATCTAACCGCTGATGGAGTGGTGTTGGCCATGGGTCTTGATTCGGGCGATGTTGTG CTATGGAATGTACGCGGCAAACGTCAACTCCACCTACTGAAGCATCACAAAACGAAAGTCCAATACTGTTCGTTCTCTCCGGTACCAGACCGTCTGGTCCGCAGCAATGGTCTTAATACGAGTCTGAACTCTCCCTCTTCGCAAAACGCCCATCCACCTTCATATGCGGAAGGGGATGATGAACAACCGCCTTTAGTCTTGGTGACTATGGCTTCGGAGATCGTTTGGTGGAACGTCACGTATTTGATCAAGATGAGGGCTAACAAGACTCTTTGGAG AATCGGCTTTAACGTAGTGACTCCCGTCGTAAGTCCAATCAGCGATGTCGGTAGGAGCGAGCTGACGCCACATATGAGCAATATGAGCATAGACTCGCCCCATAACTTCTTCTTCGGTGACGTGTGCAACGCACAGGAATGTTGGAAAGCTAATTGGAAACGGAAAAC ATACAAAGAAGGATCGAAACGCAAGGAGATCCTTGCGTGCATCAAGCTGTCAGGTATGAACGCTAAGAAGCTGTGTCACGACGATAAATTCTCGTGTTTCGTGACAGTCGACAACCCCGGATACATACACATCATGAACGTCATGAAAACACATACATAG